The DNA region aatttattctatttttgattgtttattcTACAggctacttaattaaaaaagaaattcgtatataatttttttccacaGCATTATTTGCGCATATATgcaaagtattaatttttcataagcATTTCAGTAGATATTTAATCTAGTGgtgtaattaacaaaaattcttgatacgatttcttcaatttccatatctaaaaaattaccctgtaggttttggtttttgtccaaaaaaagttaatgttaaaatcaatttttatggaGGTGTCTTGCTTTCAAATGGGCTACACTGTATATACTAtatacaattcaaatttaaacgaTGTAGGCAACCCATATCACACttaatttgcaaaatttattaatgaaattgatcatttaattatttgtttatataaagataacaacaaaaataaactaccaaattatttaattgaatttaaaaaataattcgcaTTAAGTTACGGCGTCGGTGGCGAAACGAAGAAAACTGCACATAAcctaaaataattgacaacAACTGTTTCAAGTGCTCGGTTCAGTTTGAGTGGTCTATGGTTCAGTTTACTCCAAACTTATACAATTATTAGCTTTCGAACTTTACACACGCTATAACAATCGGGTAAGTTAACCACCATAATATTGACTGATGTACATAATTCATTGCTAATCTGTTCCCAGAACCATGGCTGAATCAATGGACCCAAGGAAGCAGTTCCTCGTAGTCAACATAATAGATTTCCTGCTGGACGAATTGAACAAGGGCAGCTTGAGCGAGGAACACAAGGAATCTGTCGAAGTCGCCATACAATGTTTGGAGACTGCTTTTGAGTTGGAGTCACTCAAAGATGAGTTTGTCGATAGGAAAATCAACCTTCTGTCGTTGATGCCGACAGAAATAAAGATCACCGTCAGCGAGGAGGATAAGATCAACGCAGAAGCGTTCAAAAATGAGGGCAATGCTAACATGAAGAAGGGTTTGTACCAGGAAGCTGTCAATCAGTACACAAAGTAAGaatgtgtttaatttgttgtataatattatttagttgttAAGCAAGTTGAGGTCACCCTGTActgtttataatgtttataaattgaaaattaacgtCAATTActtgatattttatgtaattattcagCATATAGTTAATACATGAACATGTACCTGACACATTTCTCTTCAGGGCTATACAATACAACCCAACGTGCGCAGTTTATTATTGCAACCGTGCTGCGGCCTACAGTAGATTAGATAAACATAATGAAGCCATCACAGATAGTGAGGAAGCAATAAGACTGGACCCCACATACGGCAAAGCTTACGGCAGACTAGGCATTGCCTATTCAAACCTCAACAAATTCGATGACGCCCGCAGGGCCTATTTGACTGCATTAAAATTCGACCCCAACAACGAGATGTACGAGACGAATCTCAAGCTGGCTGAAGAACGCTTAAGTACATACAACAGTAagtcaaattaatttcaactaGATGAAGtactaaaacattatattttaggtTTGGGCAACGCTCAATCACAGCCAGATGTTTCCATGCCTGACATCAGCCAGTTCATTAACAACCCCAATCTCATCAACATGGCTACACAGATGTTAAGTGATCCTTCCTTCAGAAATGTGTAAGTTAAACTGACACTTTAGCTTTGTGTGTTTCATAAAAGGGCTTTGCAGAATGTCCGGTCTTGTAAGCATGGGATCCCAGGATGATGAAGGGATGCAGGCCCTCCTCCAAGCGTAAGTTTTATTGCTTATTGTTTGGATTTTGTCCAATGATTATTATTGTAGTGGTCAAACGTTAGCGAGTAGAATGAATACCATCGACCCAAatttcgtggaaaactttagAAGGCAAGTGGTCCCCAACAATGCTGGCTGGAGACCGCAAGAGAATGCTGATAAGCCTGCGgataaaacagaaaaagaTCCCAGCAAGAAGGAGGATTAATTGAAGGCGTAATTtaggttaattttaaatttggactgtgaatttaatatctttataattCTCTAAATTTAACACTACAGATTCAAAATCTTCAAAATCGGGCTTTTGATTTCtcctaatatttatatacattggattttagtaatttgtgtattatatatatattaatatatatttttactttaaatttacaatagaaCTGACACATTTCTTTACACATATTCATTTTACACTTGAATGGAGAATATTGttaatgttgaaataaattcataatttcgtgaatgtttacttttatttcatcCAGCTGCGTCATGTACGTAGTAAATAAGTTTGGTGTTATTCAAGGTCTCGAAAATATGTACACGTTTCATATGTTGCACATATTTATAACGTTTTGTTCCAGCGACGTACATTCATttcgataaaaaatttaatttatcgggTGTTAAGTTGTCAATGTCAAACTTTATTGCTGTAATGTTATCTAAAGGTGTTGCAGTCaccaatattaatttgaatttagtcTTTTCAATGGAGTTTTGCGCTAAATTGCtgttctataaatataatactggGAACAGAACAGAAATACGTgccaaaaactaataaaattcttcttaagtttctattttaatacattttatggaTATAGTGCAGTTTAATTGATGTTGTGAATCTTATCTGgcctacaaattatttttactatgaATTGATTGaagataaattagttttaaatgcattttatttatgtattgtaGACTGTGtcaaatgaaaacaatatatatatttttgccataaatcttttatttaatgtgaactgttaaaacaatattaatttactattattgttttactatgttgttattctataaaatgttacatatattttcctgaattgagctggacataaatgtagcaactttaattttgaaagggattttctgtaattaaatctgtgttatttaatttagcattaacactttgtataatatcctttttgttttataaatttgggcCATGTATATGCATGGATAAGACCATTTTCTTAATATACGACAAGTCTACATTCCTTTtgtctttataaaatgtttaatataaacagaaccatcattttataaattaaatttagactcgtcactaaaaactactcaTCCCCACTGTTCTGTGGTCTAGTGAATTAGATCCTAACCATATCAAAATggactttcatatttttagtagaaactagtgtttttcttgtaggtctgGGGTGAAACGAAACCCTATTCACTAACCAACTATCTTCTCACAGTCTTTGAACTTTTTTCAGCAAGTCTCATTTCCTTCAGGTTCAGTTAacgataagattggattgtttCTTGACTTGGATTATCTAATAATCGATTTTTTTGCTATACAGAAGAAAAAGGGTTTGACACGTCTGAATtaagagagagacatcatgcatgacagagataGTAGAAGTCTGTCTCATGGTGGGAGccttactgtctctattgttcatgttgtctctttcaggattcagatggatcaaactcttcgtattgtatatgtatacatttcttcaatatatgaaactaaattgttgtttaatgtatTCCAGGAcaattctgtaaaaaaattactttcttaGGGGGTTATAGAAAAAGAAAgtcgtttattaaaaattaaatatattttttatttttacatagtaTGACATAATTTGGTTCGGCTTTGCAAAAGCATATAATGCATtatgaaaacttaaataatgaacaaagaTGGCATAATGAAAAGATGGCTTAAGCACTTtcacactaaataaaataaataatctcaatAAATAATCTCTTTTCATACCGTTAAACTAAATTTCGACAATTCTGCTCCGTGTTCGCATGTGAGAAATGAgtaaacaaatgaaaatcgAAATCAAAATGAGCGGTAATGCAATTGTGGATCGTTGGACGAGAAGTGTCTGAGCATAAGTTACTGGTTGTTTCGTCCACACGTTAGATGGTAAAGTTTGAGGATGCTGTAGGCGAGACAAGCAGCGTCCTTATGCTGGCCACTTCTCTGGCcgcttgataaaaaataaacacttataaatacatattatacataaacatATGATACAAGTATTTAGTACAAGTTGGAGCAAGTCGTAGTCGATCGTTTGTGagcgtaattaaaaattagtcagAGCTAGAGCTCTAGAGCTCGCCCGATGGTACTACATTCAGGGAGAAGGCAGCGAAAGTCTCTCCTTTCTTTCCGATAGCTTTGGCTTGATATTGGCCGACGTCGTTCGAGTCGCATGATACGATTTCCAAGGTGTAACGTTTGCCGTCGGCTGTGAATTTATATTTGGCACTAGTTTCTTTTATTGGTTTTCCGTCTTTAAgccatttaatttgtaaaggtTCATCTTCTGTTTCGGCTTCGAATGTTGCGGATTCCCCTTCCGACACCGTAGCAGAAACCGGGAATGTTTTAAACACAGGGCTCTTTGGTTGTTCGCCGGGCACCATTACGTTCAAGGTACAGCTGCTGAAGCTTTCTCCGGCATCGTTGAAGGCTTCGCATGTGTAGGCGCCCGAATCTTCTGGGAAGATTTCGGcgatttgtaatttgtatatgTTCGCTTCGTTCgtgtactggaagtctttgcTGGGCTTTATTTCTTTGTTGTTGTGCAGCCAAATTACGTCGAATTTCTCTGCACCGATAATACGACATGATAGTGTCACTGGTTCGCCATCTTTCACGAATCCTGATTGCAAGTGACTCACTATCCTTGGTGGTTTATCTTCTGATCCCTTCTTCTTGCCATTAGTGGCGTTGCTCATTGCTGTAAcaaatcaaacaatttaatacgtCATCTACACTATACTCTACACACACTCACGTTTTACAGTCAGTTTGCATTTAGTCTCAGCATTACCAACAGAGTTGGTGGCCTTGCAAACATATTCTCCTTCATCTTCAGGGTATACTTCATTAATATGTAACTTGGCAATACCGTTCTTGTATTTCAAATCTACTACTTCAGAGGAACTCAATGGTTTGCCGTTTTTGGTCCACACAATTTGTGGGTCTGGATCTCCTTTAACGTGAGCTGTCAGGgttaaactatctccatcatTGATGGTTAAATCGGACAAAGTCTTGGTGAAAGTTGGACCGCACATAGTGGAATCATCAGCTGGAACTAATAAACCCCATAACTATCAAATTCATCTGACAATTGAAGTTGATACTTACGTGCAAGTTCTTTAGTGGCACTCCTAGATCTGTTTGGACTTCCTGTGGAGTCCAATCGTCCGTATTTCCTGGGAGAACGTTTGTCGCCATCAACACTTAAATTGCTACCGGAGTGCGCCAGAGTAGTAGGCCTCTGAGGCGGGTTCGATGATGGTGTGGGGTTGTTTGAAACTGGAACGGGTTTCTTAATTGTTATTGGAATAGGTGCTGGTTTAATAGGTTGTTCTATGTATTTCCTATCACCAGAATACAAAAGTTTTTGTGCTAATCTAGTTTGTTCTTCAGTGCTTGTTTCTCCTTCCACAATGACGACACAAGACGTTTCATCTTGGCCGTGAGGATTGGTCGCTACGCAAGTGTATTTTCCTGAGTCGGATGGACGACATCCGACAATTTCCATGGTTATCACACCATCAGAATGCGACATAGAATATTCATATTTGCTAAGTTCACGTTTGTCTTTGTACCATTTAACTGTTGGGAATGGTCTACCGCTAAGACAACACAACAATTTACAAGTATCACGTTCCTGCATAACACGAGGTCTGAGTAAGAATGTGAAGCTGGGTGCACACTCTTGTTCTTCTTGCCAGAAGGTGTATGGAAGTGGTTCACGCCTTCTGACGATTTGGGCTTCAGGTTTGTATTCTGGAACAACCCTGGGCaatgctaaaaataaaataaattattaatttaattcatcatGACTGATTTGTCATCTTACGTTGGACATTAAGGAAGACAACTTCTTCTCTTGATCCATAATGGTTTTCTGCTCTGATGATATATTCTCCTCTATCTTGCAATTTGGCCCTATTGATGATGAAGTAGTAGTCGTCTCCGACGTACCTCTTCATAAATTTGACGCTCTGTCTGAGTTCACTGTTGTTATGGTACCAACTGAGAGTTGGTGGAGCACAGCCAATTACTCTGCAGTAGAATTTGACACTCTGTCCTTCGTAACAGAATGCACTTTGTGGTTTGATTACGAATCTTGGTGCGGCCTGTCTGCGGTCTGAAAACACATTAAACATCACCACAATATTTAGGTGATGTAAATCTTATACGTACCAAAGAATGTGTCGTGAATTCTGTATTTGTCGATCAACAGTTTACGTAACGAAGAATATTCAGACAATCTTCCAAGAGGAAGAGCATATGAATCCCAGTTGTCGTATTTAGAACGAATCTTGTCACGCAATCTGAGGTACCTAGATTGATCAATGATTTCTCTTCTCTCACTGTGATCACCACTAAGCCATGCATGTAACAAACACTCTTGAGCAGTCATACGTTTTCTGAAATTGAGTTTAATTAGCTGCGTCAACAACAACATTCGTTGATCACTTACTCTTTATTCTTGAGCAATAATCTACGGATAAAGTCTTTTCCTTCATCGGAAACATGTGTAAATGCTTCTTCATCGAAGTCCCAATCACAAGCCTTAACATTCTTTAATGTTTCAATATCATTTTCACCAGCGAATGGTGATAATCCACTTAATCTAAAACGTAACATAGGCATTACATTCACGTTAATTAAGTGCCAGTAATCAGTTGTTGCAAAAGGGCAATGTTAACACAAAACTTTACCTTTCACATATATACTATGCTTAAATGtaacaatgtaattaaatttgagacCAAAGTCACTGATTTATACTTACAGTACATATGCTAAAACACCAACGGCCCACATGTCTGTGTAGAAGCCGACTGGTTCCCTTTCGACGATTTCTGGTGCGGCGAATTCGGCAGTTCCAGTGGAAATCTTGACGACTTCATTAGGATCCAGCTTAGTGGCCAGTCCGAAGTCAATCAATTTGATGTTGGTACCTCTGCGAGTCTGGCACATGATGTTCTCTGGTTTAATGTCAAGGTGGATGATGTTCTTCTCGTGCATATGTTTAATAGCTTCACAGATCTGTCTCATGTAGTTGATAACTTCAGCTTCGGACATTTGATAGCCTTCAGCTGTGATACGTTCGAAGAGTTCTCCTCCAGATAAGAATTCGTAGATGAGCACCATTTCGTCATCATCTTCGAAGGCGTCGTGCAAGTTGATGAGTTTAGGATGGTGGAGTTGGTTCATGATGTCAATTTCTTTGCGGATAAGTTCCTTCTCCATGGCGTGAGATACTGGGATGAATTTGGCGGCGAATATGTTTCCAGTCTTGCGTTCGCGGCAACGGTGGACAACACCAAATGCTCCAGTGCCAATTTCTTCAAGAATGTCATAGTCATCGTAAACACTTCTGTTCTTGATTTCGACTGGTTGTGGTACGTATTTGGAGAAAATGTCAAATACGTATTGGTCGTAGTCTTTAACTGGTTCCTTGTGTGATTCACGGATCTTCTTGCCGTTTTCGTCAAGTTCGTATTTCCTCTTTGGTACAATCTTCTTGCCGGTATCCTTAGTGGCTACAAGGGTACTGACTTCTGATGGGTCGGAACGTCCGTAGATGTTCTCGGCGTATACTCTGAATTCGTATTGGTGTCCTGGGGTCAGTCCACTAACTGCCATGGTGGTCATTCTAGTGTTTCCTACTCTAATCCAGGTAGACAAAGGATGTTCACGTCTTTCAACCATGTAGTTAGTGATGTTACTGCCTCCGTCCCATACAGGTGCCTTCCATGACAAGGCAAGAGAATCTGTTCCAATGTTGTCAACAGCTGGGAATCTTGGTGGATCTGGTCTGTCAGCGATTTGAATCTTAATAATGGCAGTGTCTTGTCCAAGTTCGTTTTCGGCGGTAATCCTGTACGGACCGCTGTCCAATTTGCTTGCATCTCTGATGGTGAGAATGGCGTGTCTATCCTTAACTTCCACGTGGTAGTGGCCACCAGACTCGATGACTTCACCTTCTCTCACCCATGTGATCTTCGGTCTTGGGAAGCCAGTgaatggaattttaataacaacattTTCACCTTTGTCGAAGTATGCGGAATCACGGAATCGTGGTGGAATGTTAAGTTTAGGTGCAGCTGAAAAACAACataattagtaaatacttCAGAAGTAGTTAAACAATTCGACTTACTCATTATCAAAAGTTCAGCGCGAGTGGATTTGACTCCAGCCTTGTTGACGGCTCTGCAGACATATTCGTCAGCATCTTCACCGAATATGTCGTGAATAACGAGGTGATGGACATCTCCTTCGCTGTAAATGTGATATCTGGAACCATTAGTGATTTCTCTCGCTCCCTTGTACCATGTGATGTTGGGTGCTGGTACACCAGTAATTGTGCATTCGAATTTGGCGTTGTGATTTTGGATGCATTGGGCATTCTTCAATGGTTTGATAATTTCTGGTGGAGTTGGGGCAAGTGGGTCCTTAACAACTACAGATGTAGAGTTGGATGATGGTTCAGAGATACCAGCGGCGTTCTGTGCGAACACTCTGAACTCGTATTGACGGCCTTCAATAAGGTTAGAAATGTTAATCTGAGTTGGTAGGCATATGGATACATTGACTCTCTGCCAGGCTTGGCTGCCAACTTCACGTTTGTCCACCCAGTAGCCTTGGATGCGAGCGCCTCCGTCATTTTCTGGTTTGGTCCATTCGAGGTTAACAAAGTCTCCTCCAACTTGAGTAACTTTAGGAACACCAGGTGGTGATGGTCTGTCGAATGGTGCTTTGGCCTTGATTGGATTGACTCCTTCAAGTGGTGGTCCCATACCGTTATCATTTACAGCCATAACTCTGAACAAATATTCTTGTCCTTCTGTAAGACCTTGAACAGTGAATGTAGTGTCTTTGCAGGAGCTGGAGACGGTTATCCAGTGAGACAGAGTAACATCTTTCCTTTCAACAACGTAGTGTGTTACACGCAAGCCACCATCGTAGCTTGGTGGTTTCCAGCCGAGTGTGCAGGTGTGTTTAGTGATATCTGTGGTTTCCAATGGTCCAGTTGGTGGTCCAGGCAGTCCGGTGATATATACGGTAAAGCTTCCAGATGCGCTACCACTGTCATTCTTAACAGTAAGATTGTAGGTGCCAGCATCATCCTTTTGGATGCCTCTAATGAAGATGATAATGTAGTCATCGAAGACGGTGTATTTAAGGTGTCCAGATTCGTCGATTTGCCTGCCGTTCTTTGTAAGAGTAACGTCAAGTGGTTGGTCTCCAGTGTAGAAGATCTTGATCTTGGTGTTATCACCTTCTGGTAAGTATAAGTCACCAGGAAGACGGTCAATCCTTGGAGGCGTTCCAATCTTAAGTCTAGCAGTGGTTGTGATTGATCCCAGAGTGTTGCTTGCCTCACAGGTGTAATCGCCATCATCGATGTCGAGGAGGTCTTGGATGTACAAGCGTGCAACTCCATCTTTGGATTCAGTGCGGAATCTGCCGCTGATGTTGATTTCACGGCCGTTTCTCAACCAGCGGAAGGTAGGTTCTGGTTTACCATAAGCCTCACATTCCAAAATTCCGGTTTTTCCGAGAGGACCAGCGGTGTTGTTAAGTGGACGAAGCCATTCTGGTTTCTGTCCTCCCAGAACTTCGCAGATTTTAACTGGGGTGGTAACGTTGCTTGCGTCACTTCTTCCAGCAGCGTTAAGAGCATAAATTCTGAATTCGTAGTCAGAACCATCGGTAAGGTTAAGAGCAGTGTAATTTGTATCAGTGACGTTGTAATCATTGCATTTAGTCCACAAGGGGCTTCCAATTTCTCtcttttcaataatatatccGGTAATTCTTGATCCACCATCGTTGGTTGGTGGTTCCCAGGTGAGATCAACGTAACCTTTGCCGACCTTGACAACCTTGGGATTTTGTGGAGCACTAGGTACGTTGAATTTACCCTTGAGCTTGAATCTGCTCGAGGAAGCTGATGGTTTGCTGAATCCAGCTGCGTTCTTAGCACGTACTCTGAATTCGTATTCTTGTCCGGTGATCATGTTGTACAAATCGAAGTGAGTATCCTTGATAAGATAGTCACTGGCACTGATCCAGTGAGCATCGTGGGCAACATCACGGTATTCAAGTTTGTAACCTTGGATTCTGGAGCCTCCATCGTTGGTAGGTCTGTCCCATGACAAGTAAATAGTGCTGGAGTCCCAGTCAGTAACACGTGGGGCACTTGGTGGTTCTGGTACAGTGAATGGATACTTGGCAATGACTGGTTCACTGCTTTCAAGAGGTTCACTGATGCCGTATTGATTTTCAGCACGAATTCTGAAGCTGTATTTGCGGTTGGGTTCCAAACTCATCACGTCATAGTGAGTATTGCGTACGAAACTGCTGCATTTAGTCCAGATGCCGTTAGTGTCGAGTTTCTCGACGATGTAGTTCGTGATTGGTGATCCACCATCATCCAATGGTGGTCTCCATGCCAGAGAACAGTTGTCTGGAGTAACATCAGAAATATCAAGTGGTCCTTGTGGTGGTTGTGGCCTGTCTACAACAAGTACTTTGCAAGTGGCAGAATCAGATCCAACATTGTTGGTTAATTTAATGGTGTAACTGCCAGTGTCAGAACGCTTAGCCTTCTTGTTCAAGAATATAGAAGCAATATCAGTAGTTTCTGTCTTAATTCTGTCATCAGGAAGAATTTCTTCTCCGTTAATGGTCCAGGTTTCTCTAGGTTTAGGTGAAGCAGTGTATGGAACGGTAATCTTGAATTCTTCACCAGCAATAACAATCATATCGCGTATGCTCAAGTCAGATGTGATCTTAGGAGCATGTGGGGCAGCTCTGGCGCAGATAGCATCAGAAGCTGAACTCCATGGGCCTTGACCAGCAGCATTGACGGCTGCTACTCTGAATTCATATTCGTGGTTTTCAATCAAGTTGATGCACTTAAGTGTGGTGTCAGGTACAATAGCATGGGCAGCTTTGGTCCATTTGTCTTCAGTAATAAGACGTTTCTCAACCACATAACCGGTGATTGGAGAACCACCATCGTGACGTGGTTTAGCCCAGGTAATAGTGATGGAGTCTTCGGTGGTTTCAACACCTCTAGGTACTCCAGGCGCTCCTGGTGGATCGAATGGATGTCTGGCACGGATTGGTTCTGATGTGACAGCTGGCTCAGATTGGCCGTATTGGTTTTCGGCAAATACTCTGAACTCGTATTCTTTTCCAAGGGTCAAGTTACGAATGCGTACGAATG from Aethina tumida isolate Nest 87 chromosome 1, icAetTumi1.1, whole genome shotgun sequence includes:
- the LOC109596339 gene encoding small glutamine-rich tetratricopeptide repeat-containing protein alpha-like codes for the protein MAESMDPRKQFLVVNIIDFLLDELNKGSLSEEHKESVEVAIQCLETAFELESLKDEFVDRKINLLSLMPTEIKITVSEEDKINAEAFKNEGNANMKKGLYQEAVNQYTKAIQYNPTCAVYYCNRAAAYSRLDKHNEAITDSEEAIRLDPTYGKAYGRLGIAYSNLNKFDDARRAYLTALKFDPNNEMYETNLKLAEERLSTYNSLGNAQSQPDVSMPDISQFINNPNLINMATQMLSDPSFRNVMSGLVSMGSQDDEGMQALLQAGQTLASRMNTIDPNFVENFRRQVVPNNAGWRPQENADKPADKTEKDPSKKED